The following DNA comes from Thermoleophilia bacterium.
GGCTGGCCGGCATCGGTGTCGGTTGCCTGGTGGCGGCGGCGATGATCGCGGCCTACGAGATCGGGACCAACAACCCGAGCAATCCGGGCGGAGGACAGAGTTCCGGACCGGTCACCGAGAAGCCTCCCGCCAAACCGGCCGCTGCCGGACCGGGGCTCGATCTCTTCGTCGCGAACTGCGGCAGCTGTCATACGCTCGCCGAAGCGGACACCGCCGGTGCGGTCGGGCCCAACCTCGACGACCTCCAGCCTGACGCGGCTCTCGTCACGTCGGCCATCGAGAACGGTGGGGCCGGCTCCGGCGTGATGCCGTCCAACATCGTGTCCGGCGAAGAGACCCAGCAGATTTCCGACTACGTCGCCGATTCCGTCGGGTCCTCGAAGTAGGTCCGGTTCGTCACCGTGGCATACGTGAAAATGGGAGCGG
Coding sequences within:
- a CDS encoding cytochrome c produces the protein MIAAYEIGTNNPSNPGGGQSSGPVTEKPPAKPAAAGPGLDLFVANCGSCHTLAEADTAGAVGPNLDDLQPDAALVTSAIENGGAGSGVMPSNIVSGEETQQISDYVADSVGSSK